In Candidatus Eisenbacteria bacterium, the genomic stretch GCCCCAGTGCGAGTAGAAACGCCGGTCCTCGGTCGCGATCGTCGCGTTCACGATGTGCCGCGGGATCTGTTTGAGCGGGACGGGGGAGCGGTTCTCTTTGTAGAACTCGTGGATCACGCGGCCGCGCGCGTCGTAGACGAGCGTCTTGACCGCGGGCTGGATCGACGCGAGCGTCTGCGGCGAGGCGAGGTCACGCCGCAACCACTGGACCACTCCGAACACGACGCCGGCGCCACCGAACAGGGCGACCACCACGATCGTGAAGAAGAGTCTCCAGGGAAATCGCCGCGCGACTCGAACTGCCCTGTCCGAGAACTCGGGAAGAGTAGAATTGCGATCCGTCACGTCGCGGAGCGTAGGAAGGAGCGCATGCGCGGTCAAGGCGCAGGCGCGTTCGGCGCTGACCGAAGCGTGACAATCGTGCGAGTTGCCGAGGTCGCGAGGCGGTTCCTACAATGCGATGCTCGCGACCAACGTGATTCGTGATGAGGCACCGATCGAGGAACCATGCTCGCACCCGAACAGCAGTTCGAGATTCTGGCCCGCGGTACCGAGGAGATCCTCCCGGAGGGCGCGCTGCTGGAGCGATTGCGCAAGTGCGCCGCCGCGGGCAGGCCACTGCGGGTCAAGCAGGGCTTCGATCCGACCGCGCCCGATATCCATCTGGGGCACACGGTCGGACTGCGAAAACTCAGGCAATTCCAGGAACTCGGGCACCAGGTGGTGCTGATCGTCGGCGACTACACGGGACTGGTCGGTGATCCGAGCGGCCGCAGCAAGACACGTCCGCAGCTCGAGGCGCAGGAACTCGAAGCCAACGCGCGAACCTACCTCGACCAGTTCTACCGCGTGCTGGACCCGCGTCCCCAGCCGCCATGCCTGCCAGTCGAGGTGCATCGCAACGGCGAGTGGTTCGCACCGATGTCGTTCGCGGAAGTGATCCGGCTGGCGGCTCAGTACACGGTGTCGCGTCTGCTCGAGCGTGACGACTTCGCGAAGCGTCTGCAGGCGAATCAGCCGATCAGCGTGCACGAGCTGCTCTATCCGCTCATGCAGGGGCACGACTCGGTCGCCATTCTGGCCGACGTCGAGCTCGGCGCGACCGAGCAGAAGTTCAACCTGGTCGTGGGACGCGAACTGCAGCGACTCGCGGGGCAGGAGCCGCAGGTGGTGCTCACGCTGCCGGTGCTTCCGGGGCTCGACGGCGTGCAGCGCATGAGCAAGAGCCTTGGGAACTACATCGGCGTCACGGACGCTCCGACCGAGATGTTCGGCAAAGTGATGAGCCTTCCCGATTCGGTGCTGCGTCTCTTCTGGGCGCTCGTCACGGATGCGCCGCCTGACGAACTCGCCGCGGTCGAGCGCGAACTGGCGGATGCCGCGATCAATCCGATGACGATCAAGAAGCGTCTCGGCGAGCGCATCGTGACGATGTATCACGACGCGGATGCCGCTCTGCAGGCACGCGCTGGATTCGACGCGCAATTCAGTCGCCGCGAAGTCCCCGAGAATCTCGATGAATTCTCGCGCGAAACGCTGCTGAACTTCGCTGCGAAGCCCGCCGCTCCGATCATCATTGACGCGTTGATGGCGGCTGGATTCAGCGACTCCCGGAGTGCCGCCCGGCGTCTGGTCGAGCAGAAAGCCGTGCGAATCGACGGCGAAGTCGTGACTTCCTGGGACCAGGCCGTGGATCCGGGCAAAGAATTCGTGCTGCGGGCGGGGCGCAAGATGAAGCGATTCGCGGGGAAGTAGGGCGGACGGACCTGTCCCGAAGCGGCTCTATTAAGACCGTAAGCCATTGTCTTCTATGGCTTTGAGCCAGTCGCAATCGACCCGTCGCGGGGCCGGGTTGACAAGCCTCGGAGGCCGCACCTATATTGCGCCTGCCGCAGGGAAGTAACCCACCCGAAAAAAGTCGTTTGACTTGGTTTCGACAGATGGGTAGTTTCCCCGTCCGCCTTTTCCGCAGGGAGAAGGCGCTAGACGTTTCTCGCTCTTTGAAAACTGAATAGCGCACGTGACTCCAAGAGCCCTGAGAGGCCCCAAAGACACGCGATTTTGGCGTGTTCGCGGGGATACCTTGCAATTGATCCGTTCACAAGCAGACTTCGGTTTGTTGTGAATGATCTCCGTTTATAAATTGACCACGGAGAGTTTGATCCTGGCTCAGAACGAACGCTGGCGGCGTGGATTAGGCATGCAAGTCGTACGCGAAAGAGGGGGTAACCCCTCAAGTAGAGTGGCGAACGGGTGAGTAACGCGTGAGAAACCTGCCTTCAACAGGGGGATAACACTCCTAACGGAGTGCTAATACCGCATGAGACCACGGGATCGCATGATCCTGAGGTCAAAGGTGGCCTCTATTTATAAGCTACCGGTTGAAGATGGTCTCGCGTCCCATTAGCTAGTTGGCGGGGTAACGGCCCACCAAG encodes the following:
- a CDS encoding tyrosine--tRNA ligase — translated: MLAPEQQFEILARGTEEILPEGALLERLRKCAAAGRPLRVKQGFDPTAPDIHLGHTVGLRKLRQFQELGHQVVLIVGDYTGLVGDPSGRSKTRPQLEAQELEANARTYLDQFYRVLDPRPQPPCLPVEVHRNGEWFAPMSFAEVIRLAAQYTVSRLLERDDFAKRLQANQPISVHELLYPLMQGHDSVAILADVELGATEQKFNLVVGRELQRLAGQEPQVVLTLPVLPGLDGVQRMSKSLGNYIGVTDAPTEMFGKVMSLPDSVLRLFWALVTDAPPDELAAVERELADAAINPMTIKKRLGERIVTMYHDADAALQARAGFDAQFSRREVPENLDEFSRETLLNFAAKPAAPIIIDALMAAGFSDSRSAARRLVEQKAVRIDGEVVTSWDQAVDPGKEFVLRAGRKMKRFAGK